In Sphaeramia orbicularis chromosome 15, fSphaOr1.1, whole genome shotgun sequence, a single genomic region encodes these proteins:
- the LOC115433899 gene encoding coiled-coil domain-containing protein 106-like has translation MAPTAKLIDKRKSQELEMFQLKMELQQEKIDELIKERDYLKEQLTLGKSPYTHLMFVFGCILTALKKEKTGSTEAIDWSSPSSCDSLEVDSSDAMSDSSTNSSSSDEGKKKRRKKGKEKKSTSKKKEPKTRRRVQNPYQVVSRNKKILRLFSRGGTMSAAFKRVGVDRNTVVATAPIAELFIAAPCKYEELLKKHNPQVKLSAFAAQCVTSIQEDPGIHTVESYKVSGKLLPLKHR, from the exons ATGGCCCCTACTGCAAAGCTGATAGACAAAAGAAAATCCCAGGAGTTGGAGATGTTTCAGCTGAAGATGGAGTTGCAACAGGAGAAGATTGATGAGCTTATCAAGGAGAGAGACTATCTAAAAGAGCAGCTGACTTTAGGCAAGTCTCCCTACACACA CCTAATGTTTGTATTTGGATGTATTTTAACAGCTCTTAAGAAAGAGAAGACAGGTTCTACTGAGGCTATTGACTGGTCTTCACCCTCCTCTTGTGACAGCCTAGAGGTAGATTCCTCTGATGCTATGTCTGACTCCTCCACTAATTCATCCTCATCAGATGAGggcaagaagaagaggaggaagaaggggaaAGAGAAAAAGTCTACGTCAAAAAAAAAGGAACCAAAGACACGCAGGAGAG TCCAAAATCCGTATCAGGTGGTGTCCCGGAACAAAAAAATTCTCAGGCTGTTCAGTCGAGGAGGGACCATGTCTGCTGCTTTCAAGCGTGTTGGGGTGGACCGGAACACAGTTGTTGCCACAGCTCCAATTGCGGAGCTGTTCATAGCTGCACCCTGCAAATATGAGGAACTCCTTAAAAAACACAATCCTCAGGTGAAACTCAGTGCATTTGCTGCCCAGTGTGTCACTTCAATACAGGAGGATCCAGGAATACACACAGTTGAATCCTACAAGGTTTCTGGAAAGCTGCTTCCCCTGAAACACCGATAG